A genomic segment from Peribacillus sp. ACCC06369 encodes:
- a CDS encoding YitT family protein — MTEALKKQHRKLSSLIIIQRTILITIGALLMATGLEIFLIPNHVIDGGITGISIMISHITGIKLGIFLFLLNLPFVYLGYKQFGKTFAISTIYGIIMLSIFATYFHPIPPFTEDILLATIFGGIFLGVGVGLVIRIGGALDGTEILSIVISKKVPFSVGEIVMFINLFILGSAGFVYTWDRAMYSILAYVIAAKAIDIVITGMEETKSVWIISDEAREIGDAINSRLGRGVTYLHGEGAFSGEDKKVIFCIITRLEESKLTTIVEDIDPSSFLAIANIAEVRGGRFKKRDIH; from the coding sequence CTGACGGAAGCACTAAAAAAGCAGCATAGAAAGTTATCTAGTTTGATAATTATCCAACGGACCATTCTTATTACAATTGGTGCTTTGCTAATGGCCACTGGATTGGAAATCTTTTTAATTCCCAATCATGTAATTGATGGAGGCATTACAGGTATTTCAATTATGATTTCTCACATTACAGGTATAAAACTGGGAATCTTTCTTTTTCTATTGAATCTACCATTTGTATATCTGGGATATAAACAGTTTGGAAAAACCTTTGCTATATCTACTATATATGGGATTATAATGCTTTCCATTTTTGCAACATATTTTCATCCTATTCCACCCTTCACTGAAGATATCCTTCTTGCTACAATTTTTGGCGGCATTTTTTTAGGTGTAGGTGTAGGACTAGTAATTCGTATCGGTGGTGCACTTGATGGTACAGAAATACTTTCGATTGTAATAAGTAAAAAAGTGCCTTTTTCTGTTGGCGAAATTGTTATGTTCATCAATCTATTTATACTTGGTTCTGCCGGATTCGTTTACACTTGGGATAGAGCTATGTATTCAATTTTAGCTTATGTAATAGCTGCTAAAGCCATTGACATTGTGATTACTGGAATGGAAGAAACAAAGTCAGTATGGATAATTAGCGATGAAGCAAGAGAGATAGGTGATGCAATCAATAGTCGCTTAGGACGGGGTGTGACATACTTACATGGTGAAGGTGCCTTTTCTGGAGAGGACAAGAAGGTTATTTTCTGTATAATTACCAGACTTGAAGAATCTAAGTTAACTACTATTGTTGAAGATATTGACCCTTCATCTTTCTTAGCAATAGCAAATATTGCGGAAGTACGTGGAGGACGGTTCAAAAAGAGAGATATTCATTAA
- a CDS encoding IS1182 family transposase, giving the protein MLSKHDSIQRDQLEMITLDQLVPLNHLVRKMEAAIDFTFIYDLVKEMYSEVGRPSIDPVILVKLTFIQYTFGIRSMRKTIEEVETNMAYRWFLGYGFHDKVPHFSTFGKNYERRFKDTDLFEQIFYRILMTAANKKLISAEHVFVDSTHVKASANKRKFEKKIVRKETRAYQGRLQEEINQDREKHGKKPFPSDKFDKEETKEIKESTTDSESGYYVKDERTKQFAYSFHAAADRNGFVLGTIVTPGNIHDSQILEPLVEQVIEKVGKPEAVAADAAYKTPAITSYLFNKEIIPALPYTRPRTKEGFFRKQDYVYDEHFDCYLCPSGELLKYSTTNKEGYREYKSPKHTCATCSFLSQCTESKDHQKVVTRHIWQTHVEEADHLRHHQDVKTIYAKRKETIERVFADAKEKHGMRWTTLRGLKKLSMQAMLTFAAINLKKMANWTWRGPKMA; this is encoded by the coding sequence ATGCTTTCTAAACATGATTCTATTCAGCGAGATCAACTTGAAATGATTACGTTAGATCAACTGGTGCCACTGAACCATTTGGTTCGTAAAATGGAGGCTGCCATTGACTTCACTTTCATTTATGACTTGGTGAAAGAGATGTATTCAGAGGTAGGACGCCCAAGTATTGATCCAGTTATTTTAGTTAAACTGACATTCATTCAATATACCTTCGGTATTCGTTCCATGCGTAAAACGATTGAAGAAGTTGAAACCAATATGGCTTACCGTTGGTTCTTAGGCTATGGTTTCCATGATAAAGTACCTCATTTCTCTACGTTCGGGAAAAATTATGAGCGACGCTTTAAAGATACAGACCTGTTTGAACAGATTTTCTATCGCATTTTAATGACAGCTGCTAATAAAAAGTTAATAAGTGCTGAACACGTTTTCGTGGATTCCACACATGTGAAAGCCAGTGCGAATAAAAGGAAATTTGAAAAGAAAATCGTTCGTAAAGAAACACGAGCGTATCAAGGGCGTCTTCAAGAAGAAATCAATCAAGATCGTGAAAAACATGGAAAGAAGCCTTTTCCATCAGATAAATTTGATAAAGAAGAGACCAAAGAGATTAAAGAAAGTACAACGGATTCTGAGAGTGGCTACTATGTGAAAGATGAACGAACAAAACAGTTTGCCTATTCATTCCATGCGGCCGCAGACCGCAACGGTTTTGTATTGGGAACGATTGTAACACCTGGAAATATACATGACAGTCAGATCTTAGAGCCACTAGTTGAACAAGTGATTGAGAAAGTTGGAAAACCGGAAGCCGTTGCCGCAGATGCAGCTTATAAAACACCAGCGATTACAAGCTACCTATTTAACAAAGAAATCATACCGGCTTTACCTTATACACGTCCTCGCACCAAAGAAGGATTTTTCCGCAAACAGGACTATGTATACGATGAACATTTTGATTGTTACCTTTGTCCTTCGGGAGAGCTATTAAAGTACTCAACAACCAATAAAGAGGGCTATCGCGAGTATAAATCACCCAAACACACTTGTGCGACATGCTCATTTTTATCTCAGTGTACAGAAAGCAAAGACCATCAAAAAGTGGTGACACGGCATATTTGGCAAACACATGTGGAAGAAGCAGATCATCTGCGTCATCATCAAGATGTAAAAACTATATATGCGAAACGTAAAGAAACGATTGAGCGTGTATTCGCAGATGCAAAAGAAAAGCATGGTATGCGTTGGACAACTTTAAGGGGACTTAAAAAATTGTCGATGCAGGCGATGCTTACTTTCGCTGCCATTAATTTAAAGAAGATGGCCAATTGGACATGGCGAGGTCCAAAAATGGCCTAA
- a CDS encoding MTH1187 family thiamine-binding protein codes for MAVVDVTVIPVGTQTPSVSSYVADIQRVLKEYEKKGEIRFQLTPMNTIIEGDLPKLFEVIQAMHEVPFEKGLARVCTNIRIDDRRDKERKMEDKVNRVKGMLEE; via the coding sequence ATGGCAGTAGTTGATGTAACGGTTATTCCAGTTGGTACACAAACTCCAAGTGTTAGCAGCTATGTGGCAGATATTCAAAGAGTATTAAAGGAATATGAAAAAAAGGGAGAAATTCGTTTTCAACTGACACCAATGAATACAATCATTGAAGGCGACCTGCCTAAATTGTTTGAAGTGATCCAAGCGATGCACGAAGTACCTTTTGAAAAAGGTCTTGCTAGAGTTTGTACGAATATCCGAATCGATGACCGTCGTGATAAAGAACGCAAGATGGAAGACAAAGTAAATCGAGTGAAGGGCATGCTTGAGGAATAA
- a CDS encoding peptidoglycan-binding domain-containing protein — MDGKWGAKTKAAIVTIKKGAKGNLTWILQAALYTEGYNPGSLDSIFGKGTETALEKFQKAKKITANKKAGKGTFAELFAS, encoded by the coding sequence GTGGACGGGAAATGGGGAGCTAAGACAAAGGCGGCCATTGTCACGATAAAAAAAGGTGCAAAAGGCAACCTTACTTGGATTCTGCAGGCTGCGCTTTACACCGAAGGATATAACCCTGGATCACTGGATTCCATCTTTGGAAAAGGTACTGAAACAGCATTAGAAAAGTTCCAGAAAGCCAAAAAGATTACTGCAAATAAGAAGGCAGGTAAAGGTACTTTTGCTGAATTGTTTGCTTCATAA
- a CDS encoding YjiH family protein, whose amino-acid sequence MGSPYVATNTKQEKPQIQSTTNILKFIIYSLIGSFMFFIPITINDVSSIPIDHIVTWIKVTLPSAVPVYALIVILLGAVYPFISKSWRKDKVSIVFSFLKVIGAVVAILIYFKIGPEWLMVPSMGPFLFEKLVIPVGLVVPFGAIFLALLIGYGLLEFLGVLMQPIMRPIFKTPGRSAVDMVADLAGSYSIGMLITNRLYKEGKYTLKEAAIIATGFSTVSATFMIVVAKTLGLMDLWSLFFWVSLGITYLVTAITVRIWPLNKMSDDYYSDNADPEEVIKEGLFRNAWNSAMIGANNSVSLGKNLWENLKDGFLMTMSILPSILSVGLISLVLAEYTQLFNLLAYLFYPFTWALQIPEPFLAAKASAIGIAEMFLPALLVVKAPLVTKFIIAVVSVSSILFFSATIPCILSTEIPISITKLVVIWFERTLITLIITAPIAILLL is encoded by the coding sequence ATGGGATCACCATATGTGGCGACAAATACGAAACAAGAGAAGCCGCAAATTCAATCAACTACGAATATATTGAAGTTTATTATATATAGTTTAATAGGAAGTTTTATGTTTTTTATTCCTATTACCATAAATGATGTTTCAAGCATACCAATTGATCATATAGTAACATGGATCAAAGTAACCTTGCCGTCAGCCGTTCCTGTTTATGCTCTAATTGTCATTCTATTAGGAGCTGTTTATCCATTCATTTCAAAAAGCTGGAGAAAAGATAAGGTATCAATAGTTTTTTCTTTCTTAAAAGTTATAGGCGCTGTTGTTGCGATCTTAATATATTTCAAGATTGGACCTGAATGGTTAATGGTCCCAAGTATGGGTCCTTTCCTTTTCGAAAAACTTGTCATACCTGTTGGACTTGTCGTTCCCTTTGGTGCTATATTTTTGGCGCTACTCATTGGATACGGGCTTCTCGAATTTTTGGGTGTACTGATGCAGCCAATCATGAGGCCGATATTTAAAACGCCAGGGCGCTCAGCGGTTGATATGGTTGCTGATTTAGCTGGAAGCTACTCGATTGGTATGCTTATTACGAATCGACTATATAAAGAAGGTAAATACACCCTTAAAGAAGCTGCTATTATTGCAACCGGTTTTTCAACCGTTTCAGCAACGTTCATGATCGTTGTAGCAAAAACTCTTGGGCTTATGGACTTATGGTCCCTTTTCTTTTGGGTTTCTTTAGGGATAACGTATCTTGTCACTGCTATTACCGTACGTATTTGGCCATTAAATAAAATGAGCGACGATTATTATTCGGATAATGCGGATCCAGAAGAAGTAATCAAAGAAGGACTTTTCCGAAATGCCTGGAACAGTGCGATGATAGGAGCAAACAATTCCGTAAGTCTTGGCAAGAATTTATGGGAAAACTTAAAGGACGGTTTTCTTATGACAATGAGCATTCTACCGTCCATTTTATCCGTTGGTCTCATCAGCCTTGTATTAGCGGAGTATACTCAGCTATTTAATTTACTTGCCTATCTTTTTTACCCATTTACCTGGGCATTACAAATACCTGAACCATTTTTGGCTGCAAAAGCTTCAGCTATAGGAATTGCAGAAATGTTCCTGCCGGCGCTTCTTGTAGTTAAAGCACCCCTAGTAACTAAGTTCATTATTGCCGTGGTATCTGTATCATCCATATTGTTCTTTTCAGCGACGATACCTTGTATCCTATCAACTGAAATCCCAATCAGCATTACGAAGTTGGTTGTAATCTGGTTTGAACGGACGCTCATCACGCTAATTATTACTGCACCTATCGCAATATTGCTGCTTTAG
- a CDS encoding site-specific integrase translates to MASFRKRGDNWEYRIKYKDPFSQSQKEKMKGGFKTKKEAQLAAREMEIHLGEGLEQKPILLKTFLNEWLHEYKKGSVRKNTFELHEVNIRNHILPHFKDILLSDVKPVMYQKFLNYIHEAGYSRRTVEIIHSTMSNAMSKAVTIGKIQKNPCIGVTIKGKPKEKGIKYLESDQIPLFLQTAHQYGYNYWIFFRLLIETGMRKGEAAALQWNDIDLKEQTISITKTLDFTAKSKQELFGDPKTFNSKRIISISQTLTQVLQHHLRHQNQHKLALNELYHHDLNLVLSRDDGSFMPKSTLFNAFSRILKKAELPSLPIHSLRHTHAVLQLEAGADMKYVQERLGHGSLAITADVYAHISKKLEKKNMDKFEEYTKGIID, encoded by the coding sequence ATGGCCAGCTTTAGAAAACGTGGAGATAATTGGGAATATCGAATAAAATATAAAGACCCCTTCTCTCAATCCCAAAAGGAAAAAATGAAGGGTGGGTTTAAAACGAAGAAAGAAGCCCAATTGGCTGCAAGAGAAATGGAGATACATTTAGGTGAAGGGCTAGAACAGAAACCTATCCTACTAAAAACCTTTCTAAACGAATGGCTTCATGAATATAAGAAAGGGTCAGTTCGTAAAAATACCTTTGAACTTCACGAAGTAAATATCAGAAATCATATCCTTCCGCATTTCAAGGATATATTATTAAGCGATGTTAAGCCTGTTATGTATCAAAAGTTTTTGAATTACATACACGAAGCAGGATATAGTCGTAGAACGGTAGAGATTATTCACAGTACAATGTCAAACGCTATGAGTAAAGCCGTTACAATTGGGAAAATACAGAAAAACCCTTGTATAGGAGTAACTATCAAAGGGAAACCAAAAGAAAAAGGAATTAAATATTTGGAAAGCGATCAGATCCCCCTCTTTCTACAAACCGCACATCAATATGGCTACAATTATTGGATATTTTTCCGTCTGCTTATCGAAACAGGAATGCGTAAAGGCGAAGCTGCTGCCTTGCAATGGAACGATATTGATCTAAAAGAACAAACCATTTCTATTACAAAAACTCTAGATTTTACAGCTAAATCCAAACAAGAACTGTTCGGTGATCCAAAAACATTTAACTCCAAGCGGATTATTTCCATTAGCCAGACACTCACTCAAGTACTTCAACATCACCTACGGCATCAAAACCAACATAAACTAGCCTTGAATGAATTATATCACCATGATCTAAATCTAGTTCTTAGTAGGGATGATGGCAGCTTCATGCCAAAGTCTACCTTATTTAACGCATTCAGCCGTATCCTAAAAAAAGCTGAGTTGCCTTCTCTTCCCATCCACTCCTTACGTCATACACATGCAGTGCTCCAGTTAGAAGCTGGAGCCGATATGAAATATGTTCAGGAAAGATTAGGTCATGGCAGCCTTGCTATTACTGCTGATGTTTACGCCCATATAAGCAAAAAACTCGAAAAGAAAAATATGGACAAGTTTGAGGAATACACCAAGGGAATAATCGATTAA